Proteins encoded by one window of Vigna radiata var. radiata cultivar VC1973A chromosome 5, Vradiata_ver6, whole genome shotgun sequence:
- the LOC106762875 gene encoding zinc finger protein CONSTANS-LIKE 4 — translation MASKLCDSCKSATATLYCRPDAAFLCGACDSKVHAANKLASRHPRVALCEVCEQAPAHVTCKADAAVLCLACDRDIHSANPLASRHERLPVTPFYESVHSVKASSPINFLDDHRFFSDADADVSTEEAEAASWLLPTPKTDLNSSQYLFSESEPVPYIDLDYAVADPKADPKGSATADGVVPVQSNYEPFAYGYKYNSTTLSQSQSQMSQSVSSSSMEVGVVPDGNTMSEISNCSYSKVAAVTVTAQFSAADREARVLRYREKRKNRKFEKTIRYASRKAYAETRPRIKGRFAKRSDADPLAGYGVVPSC, via the exons ATGGCTTCCAAGCTCTGTGACTCATGCAAGTCCGCCACCGCCACCTTGTACTGCCGCCCCGATGCCGCCTTCCTATGCGGCGCCTGCGATTCCAAGGTCCACGCTGCCAACAAGCTCGCCTCGCGCCACCCACGCGTTGCGCTCTGCGAGGTATGCGAGCAGGCGCCCGCGCACGTCACCTGCAAGGCTGACGCCGCCGTGCTCTGCCTCGCCTGCGACCGTGACATCCACTCCGCCAACCCCCTCGCCAGCCGCCACGAGCGTCTCCCTGTCACGCCCTTCTACGAGTCTGTACACTCCGTCAAGGCCTCCTCGCCTATCAACTTTCTCGACGACCACCGCTTCTTCTCCGACGCCGACGCTGATGTCAGCACCGAGGAGGCCGAGGCCGCGTCCTGGTTGTTACCTACTCCTAAAACAGATCTAAATTCCTCTCAGTACTTGTTCTCCGAATCCGAACCCGTTCCTTACATAGATCTGGACTATGCCGTCGCGGATCCGAAAGCGGATCCGAAAGGCTCCGCTACCGCCGACGGCGTGGTTCCGGTGCAGAGCAACTACGAGCCGTTCGCCTACGGTTACAAATACAATTCCACCACTCTCTCGCAGTCACAGTCTCAGATGAGCCAAAGT GTATCGTCGTCGTCGATGGAGGTTGGAGTTGTGCCGGACGGAAACACGATGTCGGAGATATCGAACTGCAGCTACAGCAAGGTGGCCGCGGTGACAGTGACGGCTCAGTTTTCGGCGGCGGATAGGGAGGCAAGAGTGTTGAGGTACCGGGAGAAAAGGAAGAACCGAAAGTTCGAGAAGACAATTCGTTATGCTTCAAGAAAAGCGTATGCAGAAACGAGACCAAGGATCAAAGGCAGGTTCGCTAAACGTTCTGATGCGGACCCTCTGGCTGGATACGGCGTCGTTCCGTCGTGCTGA
- the LOC106761502 gene encoding protein GLUTAMINE DUMPER 2, which produces MRSIPTTTTSTSTAPTAATSSLTTPPPHPTWHSPVPYLFGGLAAMLGLIAFALLILACSYWKISGALENQENGERNMENGGGQKQGDSENKESVMVYEDKILVIMAGDEKPTFLATPKASSVSPPLPSHFQQSLQHHVATEKSEKEMETHLQQPQETQQQQQSQLP; this is translated from the coding sequence ATGAGGAGCATACCCACCACAACAACCTCAACTTCAACCGCACCCACAGCCGCCACGTCATCATTAACCACTCCCCCGCCGCACCCCACGTGGCACTCTCCCGTTCCGTACTTGTTCGGAGGACTCGCCGCCATGCTTGGTCTCATAGCCTTCGCTCTCTTGATCTTGGCTTGCTCCTACTGGAAAATTTCTGGTGCTTTGGAGAACCAAGAAAACGGTGAAAGGAACATGGAGAATGGCGGCGGTCAGAAACAGGGTGATTCTGAGAACAAGGAATCTGTTATGGTGTACGAGGATAAGATTCTGGTCATTATGGCTGGAGATGAGAAACCCACATTCTTGGCCACCCCCAAAGCCTCCTCTGTTTCTCCTCCACTTCCCAGCCATTTTCAGCAAAGCCTCCAACACCACGTGGCTACTGAGAAATCAGAGAAAGAAATGGAAACCCATCTTCAACAACCTCAAGAAacgcaacaacaacaacagagTCAGCTACCGTAA